A stretch of Pseudophryne corroboree isolate aPseCor3 chromosome 9, aPseCor3.hap2, whole genome shotgun sequence DNA encodes these proteins:
- the CDKN2C gene encoding cyclin-dependent kinase 4 inhibitor C isoform X1, producing MKGKKNEKEKVRGCSRSYELHAGREADGGWVLRWRMKDRAGEEDADISGEGTMHGSGGMSCWREHIGEEAVKERQLQWRMKEKRLQIISRGDYEGWIRGDGLLEGVYVRRALERRDTARRGEAAGISAHHVCPGAGPGTNFFTSIYYDPPISSDTRLSACSCHAPITRCPAPEPCPGPQPSMADPLADLISTAAARGDLEQLQDLLRRAPNVDTPNRFGRTALQVMRLGCPAIASLLLRQGADPNLKDSTGFSVLHDTARAGFRDTMQILLDFQADVNLQDNDGNIALHLAAKEGHLHMVQFLVLHTDSQVGHRNRNGDTPCDLARMYSRAQVVQWLQGNAKGQPADGELCQQ from the exons atgaaaggaaaaaaaaatgaaaaggagAAAGTTAGAGGCTGTTCGAGAAGTTATGAGCTACATGCAGGGAGGGAGGCTGATGGAGGCTGGGTATTACGGTGGAGGATGAAGGACAGAGCAGGAGAGGAGGATGCAGATATATCAGGAGAGGGAACTATGCATGGATCAGGGGGGATGAGCTGTTGGAGGGAGCATATTGGAGAGGAGGCTGTAAAGGAGAGGCAATTACAGTGGAGGATGAAGGAGAAGAGGCTGCAGATCATTAGTAGAGGGGACTATGAAGGATGGATCAGAGGAGATGGGCTGCTGGAAGGAGTATATGTAAGGAGGGCATTGGAGAGGAGGGATACAGCAAGGAGAGGGGAGGCTGCAGGAATATCTGCTCATCACGTGTGCCCGGGGGCGGGTCCTGGCACCAACTTTTTTACGAGTATTTACTACGATCCCCCTATTAGCTCAGATACCCGGCTGTCAGCCTGCTCATGCCATGCCCCAATAACCCGCTGCCCTGCCCCGGAGCCGTGCCCAGGACCCCAGCCCAGCATGGCAGACCCTCTTGCGGACCTGATTTCAACGGCTGCTGCCCGGGGGGACCTGGAGCAGCTACAGGACCTGCTGCGGAGGGCGCCGAATGTGGATACCCCCAATAGATTCGGCAGGACAGCCTTGCAG GTGATGCGGCTGGGGTGTCCGGCTATTGCCAGCCTCCTGCTCAGACAAGGTGCTGACCCCAACCTGAAGGACAGCACCGGGTTCTCTGTCCTCCATGACACCGCCAGGGCCGGCTTCCGGGACACTATGCAGATCCTACTGGACTTCCAGGCTGATGTCAACCTGCAGGATAATGATGGAAACATAGCCCTCCACCTGGCAGCCAAGGAGGGCCACCTGCACATGGTGCAGTTTCTGGTCCTGCACACAGACAGCCAGGTGGGCCACAGGAACAGGAACGGAGACACCCCGTGTGACCTGGCCAGGATGTACAGCAGAGCGCAGGTGGTGCAGTGGCTGCAGGGCAATGCCAAGGGTCAGCCAGCAGACGGGGAGTTGTGCCAGCAGTAA
- the CDKN2C gene encoding cyclin-dependent kinase 4 inhibitor C isoform X2, with protein MADPLADLISTAAARGDLEQLQDLLRRAPNVDTPNRFGRTALQVMRLGCPAIASLLLRQGADPNLKDSTGFSVLHDTARAGFRDTMQILLDFQADVNLQDNDGNIALHLAAKEGHLHMVQFLVLHTDSQVGHRNRNGDTPCDLARMYSRAQVVQWLQGNAKGQPADGELCQQ; from the exons ATGGCAGACCCTCTTGCGGACCTGATTTCAACGGCTGCTGCCCGGGGGGACCTGGAGCAGCTACAGGACCTGCTGCGGAGGGCGCCGAATGTGGATACCCCCAATAGATTCGGCAGGACAGCCTTGCAG GTGATGCGGCTGGGGTGTCCGGCTATTGCCAGCCTCCTGCTCAGACAAGGTGCTGACCCCAACCTGAAGGACAGCACCGGGTTCTCTGTCCTCCATGACACCGCCAGGGCCGGCTTCCGGGACACTATGCAGATCCTACTGGACTTCCAGGCTGATGTCAACCTGCAGGATAATGATGGAAACATAGCCCTCCACCTGGCAGCCAAGGAGGGCCACCTGCACATGGTGCAGTTTCTGGTCCTGCACACAGACAGCCAGGTGGGCCACAGGAACAGGAACGGAGACACCCCGTGTGACCTGGCCAGGATGTACAGCAGAGCGCAGGTGGTGCAGTGGCTGCAGGGCAATGCCAAGGGTCAGCCAGCAGACGGGGAGTTGTGCCAGCAGTAA